One Kosmotoga arenicorallina S304 genomic window carries:
- the mutL gene encoding DNA mismatch repair endonuclease MutL: protein MKVKELPKDVVLKIAAGEVVTGCFSVVKELVENAIDAHAKKIEVEIEAGGKEFIRVSDDGDGMSVLDLKEAIKPHTTSKIDTVEDLHRLTTYGFRGEALSTIASVSRMVIASKLHNDESGAKLKISGGLITSEEPYYGNGGTTVEVFDLLFNTPARRKFLKSAAVEGRMVTEIIQRFILSNPNITFSYIRDGKTTYDVPGTLSLKERIKLIFPEISTEDLIEISHFDENSGIAVKGFITMPEKTRLNRFGEMIFVNNRYVKQFELNYALERGYGETLEKGRFPFAVVFINIEPGSVDVNIHPQKLEVKFSETSRVLEIVKRTVRKAIHEQGTYKIKIKPISPEAFHAGETSSTKPIERQGTTEKSFNYRPLIDYRADLKKVNQGNSLPMEIQRQHFRTFGESFEKTGNLNFIGVFGERYILVESDKGLLIIDQHAAHERLLFEKLKDFRRIEAQQLLSPLELKLDDLRYKLLDRNKEKMTQLGFHWKSKNDTIILETIPASVPQSEAKKVFMDILDELRLEKLEEPEKLFDNLLASIACRAALKTGDRLSIEEARRLVDELKEKKLIACPHGRPISMLISLSDLDNYFSRR, encoded by the coding sequence ATGAAAGTGAAAGAACTCCCAAAGGACGTTGTGTTGAAGATTGCCGCTGGTGAAGTCGTTACCGGTTGTTTTTCAGTGGTCAAGGAGCTTGTCGAAAATGCGATTGATGCTCATGCAAAAAAGATAGAGGTAGAGATAGAAGCTGGCGGAAAAGAATTTATAAGAGTTTCCGACGATGGCGATGGCATGTCTGTTTTAGACTTAAAAGAAGCCATCAAACCCCATACAACCAGTAAAATCGACACCGTCGAAGATCTTCACAGGCTTACCACTTATGGTTTTAGAGGTGAAGCCTTATCGACGATTGCCAGTGTATCGAGAATGGTCATTGCCTCAAAGTTGCATAATGATGAATCAGGGGCAAAACTAAAAATTTCAGGGGGTCTTATTACCTCTGAAGAACCTTATTACGGCAATGGCGGAACAACTGTGGAGGTATTTGACCTTCTTTTCAATACGCCCGCAAGAAGAAAATTCCTCAAATCAGCAGCAGTAGAAGGTCGAATGGTTACTGAGATCATACAGCGGTTCATTCTTTCCAATCCTAACATTACTTTTTCATATATCAGGGATGGAAAGACAACATATGATGTTCCGGGCACTCTATCGTTGAAGGAAAGAATCAAACTGATCTTCCCGGAAATTTCCACTGAAGATTTGATAGAGATTTCTCACTTTGACGAGAATTCCGGTATAGCTGTCAAAGGGTTCATAACTATGCCAGAAAAGACTCGTTTGAACCGTTTCGGGGAAATGATTTTCGTAAACAATCGCTATGTAAAACAATTTGAACTAAATTATGCTCTTGAAAGAGGCTATGGCGAGACTCTTGAAAAGGGGAGGTTTCCCTTTGCGGTGGTTTTTATCAACATTGAACCCGGTTCAGTTGATGTGAATATCCACCCCCAGAAACTTGAAGTAAAGTTTTCAGAAACATCAAGGGTGCTTGAAATTGTTAAAAGAACTGTCCGAAAAGCTATACACGAGCAAGGCACTTACAAAATCAAGATCAAGCCAATTTCACCCGAGGCATTTCACGCTGGTGAGACCTCAAGCACAAAACCAATTGAACGCCAAGGCACAACAGAAAAGAGTTTCAATTACAGACCACTGATTGATTATCGAGCAGATTTAAAAAAGGTCAATCAAGGCAATTCTTTACCAATGGAAATACAAAGGCAACATTTTCGAACCTTTGGGGAGAGTTTCGAAAAAACGGGAAATTTGAATTTTATTGGCGTTTTTGGCGAAAGGTACATTCTCGTAGAGTCCGACAAAGGGCTTTTAATCATCGATCAGCATGCAGCCCATGAGCGGTTATTGTTTGAGAAGCTAAAAGATTTCAGGAGAATTGAAGCACAGCAGCTCCTCAGCCCATTGGAGTTGAAACTTGATGACCTCAGATACAAGCTCCTTGACCGTAACAAGGAAAAAATGACACAATTGGGCTTTCACTGGAAGTCAAAGAATGATACAATAATTCTTGAGACTATCCCCGCTTCTGTGCCACAGAGTGAGGCAAAAAAGGTCTTTATGGATATACTCGATGAACTCAGGCTGGAAAAGCTGGAAGAACCCGAAAAGCTATTTGATAACCTTCTGGCATCAATAGCCTGCAGGGCGGCTCTAAAAACAGGAGACAGGCTATCCATAGAAGAAGCAAGAAGATTAGTTGATGAACTCAAAGAGAAAAAACTCATTGCCTGTCCCCATGGAAGGCCCATATCGATGTTAATTTCGCTCAGCGATCTGGATAACTATTTTTCCAGAAGGTGA
- a CDS encoding rhomboid family intramembrane serine protease, which yields MRRVPPVTLTLISINIAVYFFSFIFSMSRPQIGDVYTLLLYYGGVSRSALSSGLVYTPVTALFLHGNMWHILFNMYALYQLGFIVEGLFGRSKFIVLYFLSGIVGNLTAIAFTPYITIGSSSAIFGLVGVLFILGFKKDTPVMLRSVTGFSLLPIILLNLFFGLAIPNISNAAHIGGLLAGMLLGWFIPPQYAVIKRRPFIKVKEKSPGEIAQEILIKYMPILNALKKGGDEDELSERTIQVAQLRKELSELRDYELAQKVLWKLYERDLITQEEFEKLRKFL from the coding sequence ATGAGAAGAGTGCCACCTGTCACATTAACCCTGATTTCTATAAATATTGCAGTATATTTTTTCAGTTTCATATTCTCCATGTCAAGGCCTCAAATAGGGGATGTATATACTTTGCTACTGTACTATGGTGGAGTGAGCAGGAGCGCTCTTTCCAGCGGCCTTGTTTATACCCCTGTCACCGCACTCTTTTTACACGGCAATATGTGGCATATCCTTTTCAATATGTATGCTCTTTATCAACTCGGATTTATTGTTGAAGGACTTTTTGGAAGAAGCAAGTTCATTGTTCTTTACTTTTTAAGCGGGATTGTCGGCAATCTCACTGCCATAGCTTTCACTCCATACATTACTATCGGGTCAAGCAGCGCGATTTTCGGGCTTGTAGGGGTGCTTTTTATTCTTGGATTCAAGAAAGATACCCCTGTGATGCTCAGGTCTGTTACGGGATTTTCTCTGCTGCCGATAATTCTACTCAACCTTTTTTTCGGCCTTGCAATTCCCAATATCAGCAATGCTGCGCATATTGGAGGATTGCTTGCAGGTATGCTATTGGGATGGTTTATTCCTCCCCAGTATGCCGTTATTAAAAGGCGCCCTTTTATAAAGGTGAAAGAAAAATCCCCCGGTGAAATTGCACAGGAAATCCTGATTAAATACATGCCCATTCTCAATGCACTTAAAAAAGGTGGCGATGAAGACGAACTCAGCGAAAGGACCATTCAAGTTGCGCAACTCAGGAAAGAGCTCAGCGAACTGAGGGATTACGAGCTCGCTCAGAAGGTTCTTTGGAAACTATATGAAAGGGACTTAATTACGCAGGAGGAATTTGAAAAACTGCGCAAGTTTCTCTGA
- a CDS encoding type III PLP-dependent enzyme, with protein sequence MQVTPVVRTLAKNLETPFLLMDLSYVKDNYYDILNHINNVRVFYAVKANSHPRIISLLNALGSSFDVASRGEIDKLLSLGVTADRLSFGNPIKKIEDIKYAYAVGVEYFAADSEMEIEKIAAHAPGSKVYGRIMTTGSDSDWPLSKKFGTDVEHVISILRYADNLGLDAYGVSFHVGSQNYNVTNWEKAIKEASEIFKKLRAEGINIRMINLGGGMPVKHIKDIPSVKEIGDVINKTIEKELSFVHNLEIFIEPGRSMVGNAGIFVSQVILRSRKGNEQWVYADAGVFHGLMETIENFQYEIIVEGKQDDKKEVFTLAGPSCDSVDTIYDKVMLPKTIGYGDILYFINAGAYTTEYATNFNGIKAPNIYFVEDFVLTESEYLNDDKGLEQDL encoded by the coding sequence ATGCAGGTTACGCCGGTGGTCAGAACTTTAGCGAAAAACCTTGAAACACCCTTTCTTTTGATGGACCTTTCGTATGTGAAGGATAACTATTACGACATCTTGAATCACATCAATAACGTACGGGTGTTTTATGCGGTCAAGGCAAATTCCCACCCACGCATAATATCTTTGTTAAACGCTTTGGGGAGCAGTTTCGATGTTGCATCCCGTGGTGAAATTGACAAGCTTCTCTCCCTTGGGGTTACTGCGGATAGGTTGAGTTTTGGTAATCCTATCAAAAAGATCGAAGACATAAAATACGCCTATGCGGTTGGTGTCGAATACTTCGCTGCTGATTCTGAAATGGAGATTGAGAAAATTGCAGCCCATGCTCCGGGCAGCAAAGTATATGGAAGGATAATGACCACTGGCAGCGACAGCGATTGGCCTCTTTCAAAGAAGTTTGGAACAGATGTGGAGCATGTAATTTCGATTCTTCGATATGCAGATAACCTCGGGCTGGACGCTTATGGGGTGAGCTTTCATGTGGGTTCACAGAATTACAATGTGACTAACTGGGAAAAGGCCATTAAAGAAGCCTCCGAAATATTCAAGAAGCTCAGAGCTGAAGGAATTAATATCCGAATGATAAATTTAGGCGGTGGTATGCCCGTAAAGCATATAAAGGACATTCCTTCGGTAAAGGAAATAGGTGATGTCATTAACAAAACGATAGAAAAGGAACTCTCTTTTGTACACAACCTTGAAATTTTCATCGAGCCCGGAAGATCTATGGTGGGGAATGCCGGGATATTTGTCTCCCAGGTAATACTCAGGAGTCGCAAAGGAAATGAGCAATGGGTCTATGCGGATGCAGGCGTTTTTCACGGACTGATGGAAACAATAGAAAATTTCCAGTATGAGATAATAGTTGAAGGAAAGCAGGATGACAAGAAAGAAGTTTTCACGCTCGCTGGTCCTTCCTGCGATTCCGTAGATACGATATACGACAAAGTGATGTTGCCAAAAACTATCGGTTACGGAGACATACTTTATTTCATAAACGCCGGCGCGTACACCACTGAATATGCTACGAATTTCAACGGCATAAAAGCACCGAATATATACTTTGTGGAAGACTTTGTGCTAACCGAATCAGAATATCTAAACGATGACAAAGGACTCGAGCAAGATCTTTAA
- a CDS encoding Mini-ribonuclease 3, which produces MRSTCDLDALSRLLTVKQDVNSFSVDTLSYIGDAVYELFFRLKTLKTAKRRTKYQHDLLTKLVNANSQSRALEEIDEILNEEDRKVINRGYNSKGAKKRGNDVEYRRATALEALIGYLYIKGDFGHLEEILLKVVDSVLTW; this is translated from the coding sequence TTGAGAAGTACGTGCGATCTTGATGCTTTATCGAGATTGTTAACAGTTAAACAGGATGTCAACTCATTTTCTGTTGATACCCTTTCTTATATCGGTGATGCTGTATATGAGCTTTTTTTCAGACTCAAAACATTGAAAACTGCTAAACGTCGTACAAAGTACCAGCACGACCTTTTGACTAAACTGGTAAATGCAAACAGTCAAAGCAGAGCACTTGAAGAAATTGACGAAATTTTAAATGAAGAAGATAGAAAGGTCATCAACAGGGGATACAATTCCAAAGGGGCAAAAAAGCGCGGGAATGATGTTGAATACCGCAGGGCTACCGCTCTGGAAGCGCTTATTGGCTATCTTTACATAAAAGGCGACTTTGGGCACCTGGAAGAGATTTTATTGAAGGTGGTTGACAGTGTACTTACATGGTAG
- the rlmB gene encoding 23S rRNA (guanosine(2251)-2'-O)-methyltransferase RlmB, producing the protein MYLHGRNVLKEILKFPSGNLKIKHILFSDQKNVSPELDQLKKSCIKKGYRVEETSPIKLQNLSHEKKHQGVVIDLKEFPYADFERLLETAGAKAGFSIALLDMVQDPHNLGAIIRTAVAAGIGGLVITEKSSTKVTPAVIKVSTGLAFRLPISIVTNMVRAIEELKKAGFWVYAASMEGTPYYQVNFSKKTAIILGNEGKGIRKLVKTNADYVISIPMESGVDSLNVSASAAILFFELRKQLWGGE; encoded by the coding sequence GTGTACTTACATGGTAGAAATGTTCTGAAAGAAATCCTCAAGTTTCCTTCGGGTAACTTGAAAATAAAGCACATACTCTTTTCAGATCAAAAAAACGTTTCGCCAGAACTCGATCAATTAAAAAAGAGTTGCATTAAAAAGGGTTATAGAGTTGAGGAAACCTCACCAATTAAGCTTCAAAATCTCAGCCATGAGAAAAAGCATCAGGGAGTTGTTATAGATTTAAAAGAGTTTCCTTATGCAGATTTTGAAAGATTACTGGAAACCGCAGGGGCAAAGGCAGGTTTTTCTATCGCTTTGCTGGATATGGTACAGGATCCTCATAATCTCGGCGCAATTATTCGAACAGCCGTAGCGGCCGGAATAGGGGGACTGGTTATTACCGAAAAATCCTCCACAAAAGTTACACCTGCTGTGATAAAAGTCTCTACTGGACTGGCATTCAGATTGCCTATTTCAATAGTAACAAACATGGTTAGGGCTATTGAAGAATTAAAAAAAGCCGGGTTCTGGGTTTACGCGGCTTCGATGGAAGGCACTCCCTATTATCAAGTGAATTTTTCAAAAAAAACCGCTATTATTCTTGGAAATGAAGGAAAAGGCATAAGGAAATTAGTTAAGACCAATGCAGATTATGTCATTTCTATACCAATGGAATCAGGAGTCGATTCGCTAAATGTTTCGGCAAGCGCTGCGATTCTCTTTTTTGAGCTAAGAAAGCAGCTTTGGGGTGGTGAATAG
- a CDS encoding FecCD family ABC transporter permease codes for MRIKFNKILIFTAVLFGAFFLLLFFSLFGTVNFNMREIFDILSGNATGARSVLYSQLRLPRVLVAFLIGAVLSIAGDSLQLTLKNPLADPYIVGISAGASFGAVLSLMMRETLGLSINMDLLAFIFALISAFTAYFISRKGGKVSVTSLILSGVIISFLFNAAVTFLVVFAWRNIISLHFWSLGSMSGVSWNDFYKMLVALFIESTIYIFFRRKMLILAAGEEHAVTVGVHPERVKTVIFFNVAFVSALSVSTAGLIGFVGLIIPHITRLLFGTDSKLNLFSTLLIGGVFLTACDTISRTLFQPTELPIGAVTALVGAPFFIYLLKRKAGIANG; via the coding sequence ATGCGCATCAAGTTCAACAAGATATTGATTTTTACAGCCGTCCTTTTTGGAGCGTTTTTTCTGTTGCTCTTCTTTTCTTTGTTCGGAACGGTTAACTTCAATATGCGAGAAATCTTCGATATATTATCAGGCAATGCAACAGGCGCACGTTCAGTTTTATACAGCCAGTTGAGATTGCCAAGAGTACTGGTAGCCTTTCTTATAGGCGCAGTATTGTCGATTGCTGGTGATAGCCTTCAGCTCACATTGAAAAACCCCCTTGCAGATCCTTATATAGTTGGTATTTCAGCAGGCGCTTCCTTTGGTGCTGTATTATCTTTGATGATGAGGGAGACTCTTGGGCTGAGCATAAATATGGATCTGCTGGCATTTATTTTTGCCCTGATCTCCGCATTCACGGCTTATTTCATTTCTCGAAAAGGGGGAAAGGTTTCAGTAACCTCGCTCATATTAAGCGGTGTAATAATCTCTTTTTTATTCAACGCCGCTGTGACTTTTCTCGTCGTTTTTGCATGGAGGAACATAATAAGCCTTCATTTCTGGTCCCTTGGGTCAATGTCAGGAGTTAGCTGGAATGATTTTTATAAAATGCTCGTTGCTCTTTTCATTGAGAGTACAATTTACATATTTTTCAGGCGTAAGATGCTTATCCTCGCAGCTGGTGAAGAGCATGCAGTTACCGTTGGAGTTCATCCTGAAAGAGTTAAAACTGTGATCTTCTTCAATGTAGCCTTTGTCTCAGCGCTTTCAGTATCAACAGCTGGCTTGATTGGTTTCGTTGGCCTTATAATCCCGCATATTACGAGACTGCTTTTTGGGACAGATAGCAAATTGAATTTGTTTTCTACACTTCTTATAGGAGGTGTTTTTTTAACCGCCTGCGATACAATATCGCGAACACTATTCCAGCCTACTGAACTTCCCATAGGCGCTGTTACCGCTCTGGTGGGAGCACCCTTTTTTATCTATCTTCTGAAGAGGAAAGCCGGGATAGCGAATGGCTGA
- a CDS encoding ABC transporter ATP-binding protein, with protein sequence MAEALNISNLKYSYGENVALKGVNLSLREGEILSVLGPNGSGKTTLLKVISGILHDYKGSIKLYGKEISRYSVKELAKLVSYIPQEFSPAFDLKCETIVLFGRNPYVKAFKGFVKEDYKIVSESMEKADILDFKERLFRTLSGGERQRVVIAKAIAQKGKLMLLDEFTSHLDPGHSQKLMELVKNMIKQEEITAINIAHDINQAINISDRLAFLKAGRVIAHGRVEDILSVSLIEEVYEARSSIIENPITKKPLVVFY encoded by the coding sequence ATGGCTGAAGCGTTGAATATAAGCAACTTGAAGTACAGCTATGGTGAGAATGTTGCGCTAAAAGGGGTTAACCTTTCGCTGCGCGAAGGAGAAATTCTGAGTGTCCTCGGACCCAATGGCAGCGGAAAAACCACTTTGTTGAAGGTTATCAGCGGTATATTACACGATTACAAAGGTAGCATAAAGCTCTATGGAAAGGAAATATCCAGATATTCTGTAAAAGAGCTGGCAAAACTTGTTTCCTATATTCCTCAAGAATTTTCACCGGCTTTTGACCTAAAATGCGAAACAATAGTACTTTTTGGTCGAAATCCCTACGTGAAGGCTTTTAAAGGGTTTGTGAAGGAAGACTACAAAATAGTTAGTGAATCCATGGAAAAAGCAGATATACTTGACTTCAAAGAAAGACTTTTCAGAACATTGAGCGGTGGAGAACGTCAACGTGTTGTTATCGCAAAAGCAATCGCTCAAAAAGGGAAGTTAATGCTTCTTGACGAGTTTACTTCCCACCTTGACCCGGGACATTCTCAGAAACTTATGGAGCTGGTGAAAAATATGATAAAGCAGGAGGAAATTACCGCAATTAACATCGCTCATGACATAAATCAGGCGATAAATATTTCTGATCGCCTTGCCTTTTTGAAGGCTGGTCGTGTAATTGCTCACGGCAGGGTAGAAGATATTCTAAGCGTGTCTTTGATTGAAGAAGTATATGAAGCCAGATCTTCGATTATAGAAAATCCAATCACAAAGAAACCGCTAGTTGTATTCTATTGA
- the alaS gene encoding alanine--tRNA ligase: MRYMTSEEIRQSFLDFFKSKDHTILPSASLIPNDPQLMFTVAGMVPFKPIFWGKIKPTYPRIATCQKCIRTVDIDNVGKTPRHQTFFEMLGNFSFGDYFKKEAIEWAWEYVTEVLKIPEEKLWVSVYKEDDEAYEIWKNEVGIAEKKIVKLGKEDNWWGPAGPTGPCGPDTEIFIDSGRKENCPDTENCSPACDCGRFLEFWNLVFTEYNQDEEGNLTLLHQKNIDTGLGLERLTAIMQGVETTFDTDIFLPLIEKIEDIHSIRYRSNPERDISIRVIADHARAVAFMIADGVLPSNEGRGYVLRRLLRRAVRHSSLLGNNRPFLHLLTEPLIKKMGSIYPELKNKGELIEQVVLKEEERFRDNLDRGTKRLWQIINTKGKLTGNDLFMLHDTYGFHVELVEEMLSGSNISIDKDGFVDLMLEQKERARAAAGNREYSAVSNFIKVLYEKFGGTRFIGYEMLETHSEIRAIIREESQAKELSTGEEGEIVFDKTVFYAEKGGQVSDVGIIETPSGVAEVQHVYIPHQDIFLHKIKVTKGTIKEGEQALLIVDAEKRKATARNHTATHLLHAVLRKTLGNHVKQSGSLVGPERLRFDFSHFAQLSSEEIAKIEESVNDAILFALPVTVEEKRLEEAKSEDVTALFEEKYGDKVRVVSISDFSKELCGGTHVGNTGEIGLFKIISESSVSAGVRRIEAITGKESMRYLRKLFTLTNTLKDILQVQEKQILEKTLFLMQEIKEKDKEIKKLKEKLLSGKSGANDHEFNIDGVKFFVRIVDDAPVELIRNTADVLMQRLGRGVVIIFNRQEDKAIFVVKVSSELTKRFNAGLIAKNIAKALGGGGGGRPDFAQAGGKEVSKIEEVVRSLEKYVRS; this comes from the coding sequence ATGAGATACATGACTTCAGAAGAAATAAGGCAAAGTTTTCTGGATTTTTTCAAATCAAAAGATCATACTATCTTACCAAGTGCATCGCTCATTCCGAATGATCCGCAGCTTATGTTTACCGTTGCTGGAATGGTACCCTTCAAACCTATATTCTGGGGAAAAATCAAGCCGACTTACCCCAGAATTGCAACCTGCCAGAAATGCATAAGAACAGTGGATATAGACAATGTGGGCAAGACCCCGAGACATCAAACGTTTTTTGAAATGCTGGGCAATTTCTCTTTCGGGGATTATTTTAAAAAAGAAGCAATTGAATGGGCCTGGGAATATGTAACCGAGGTACTTAAAATTCCTGAGGAAAAACTGTGGGTTTCCGTATACAAAGAAGATGATGAAGCATATGAAATCTGGAAAAATGAAGTAGGGATTGCTGAAAAGAAGATAGTCAAACTCGGCAAAGAAGATAACTGGTGGGGACCCGCAGGACCCACCGGTCCCTGTGGTCCTGACACCGAAATCTTCATTGACAGCGGGCGCAAGGAAAACTGCCCGGATACAGAAAATTGCAGCCCGGCATGTGATTGCGGTCGCTTTCTGGAATTCTGGAACCTTGTTTTTACCGAATACAACCAGGACGAGGAGGGAAATCTCACTCTCTTGCACCAGAAGAATATCGATACAGGCCTTGGCCTTGAAAGGCTTACGGCAATTATGCAAGGGGTTGAAACCACCTTCGATACGGATATATTCCTTCCTCTTATAGAAAAAATAGAAGATATTCACTCCATTAGATATAGAAGCAACCCTGAAAGGGATATATCGATTCGGGTCATAGCAGATCATGCTCGTGCTGTAGCCTTCATGATTGCAGATGGTGTTCTGCCTTCAAACGAAGGCAGGGGTTATGTGCTCAGAAGGCTTCTAAGACGTGCTGTAAGGCATTCCTCACTTCTGGGAAACAATCGTCCGTTTCTTCATTTGCTAACGGAACCCTTGATCAAAAAAATGGGTTCTATTTACCCTGAACTCAAAAACAAAGGGGAACTTATAGAACAGGTAGTCCTGAAAGAGGAAGAGAGATTCCGTGATAATCTTGATCGCGGGACAAAACGTTTATGGCAAATAATTAATACAAAGGGAAAACTTACCGGAAATGATCTTTTCATGCTGCATGACACCTATGGTTTTCATGTTGAGCTCGTAGAAGAGATGCTGAGTGGAAGCAACATAAGCATTGATAAAGACGGATTTGTGGATTTAATGCTCGAACAAAAGGAACGTGCAAGAGCAGCTGCGGGAAATCGCGAATACTCTGCTGTCTCGAATTTTATAAAAGTATTGTATGAAAAATTCGGCGGTACAAGATTTATAGGATATGAGATGCTGGAAACTCATTCCGAAATAAGAGCAATCATTAGAGAGGAAAGTCAGGCAAAGGAACTCTCCACTGGCGAAGAAGGAGAAATCGTATTCGATAAGACGGTCTTTTACGCGGAAAAGGGCGGGCAGGTTTCTGATGTTGGAATTATTGAAACACCGTCCGGAGTTGCAGAGGTTCAACACGTTTATATACCCCATCAGGACATATTCCTGCACAAAATAAAAGTAACCAAAGGTACAATAAAAGAGGGTGAGCAGGCTCTGCTGATTGTTGATGCGGAAAAGCGGAAAGCGACTGCCAGAAACCATACAGCCACACATCTTTTGCACGCTGTTCTAAGAAAAACGCTCGGGAATCATGTGAAACAGTCAGGTTCTCTTGTTGGACCGGAGCGTTTGAGATTTGACTTTTCGCATTTTGCCCAGTTATCATCTGAAGAAATAGCGAAAATTGAAGAGTCTGTAAACGATGCCATCCTTTTTGCATTGCCGGTAACAGTTGAAGAAAAAAGGCTTGAGGAAGCAAAATCTGAGGACGTTACCGCTCTTTTTGAAGAGAAATATGGCGATAAAGTCCGGGTGGTTAGCATATCCGACTTCAGCAAAGAACTTTGTGGGGGAACACATGTTGGAAACACAGGAGAAATAGGGCTTTTCAAGATTATTTCTGAATCCTCGGTTTCTGCCGGTGTGCGGAGGATCGAAGCCATCACTGGAAAAGAGAGCATGAGATATCTGAGGAAACTGTTTACTCTTACAAACACTCTAAAAGACATCCTCCAGGTTCAAGAAAAGCAGATACTGGAAAAAACGCTTTTCCTCATGCAGGAAATAAAAGAAAAAGATAAAGAAATAAAGAAATTGAAGGAGAAGCTTCTTTCAGGTAAATCAGGTGCTAACGACCATGAATTCAATATTGATGGCGTTAAATTTTTTGTAAGAATTGTTGATGATGCCCCTGTTGAACTCATTAGAAATACTGCGGATGTGTTAATGCAAAGACTCGGGCGTGGAGTTGTGATTATCTTCAACAGACAGGAAGACAAGGCGATCTTTGTCGTTAAAGTATCATCTGAATTGACAAAACGCTTTAATGCCGGTCTTATAGCCAAAAATATTGCAAAAGCTCTTGGCGGAGGAGGAGGAGGACGTCCAGACTTCGCCCAGGCTGGTGGTAAAGAGGTAAGCAAAATTGAAGAAGTGGTTAGATCCCTTGAGAAGTACGTGCGATCTTGA
- a CDS encoding ABC transporter substrate-binding protein has translation MRKLIFMLFLLMGVALYAISVIDDLGRYIEIDNPPERVIIAAPGVTGFFTYLGLENKIVGVTDWDSFALSHEVEKIGNLIPLNIEKIISLNPDIVFLTGGFQESEIPKLEQFNIKAVVINPNTFEEVFRDISLIAAIFSEEKRGSELANEFRKKILEIAKKTFSIPLDKKPRVFYAMITGDVKEIWTCGTGSFLNQAITYAGGVNVAAPYTGNNGWFPVSPEFVLDTQPEIILVPFYYDGGDVEVVNKIMEYAPFKELPAIKDGRVYAVDGNLFAYANPDFIKIIENLYSIFYGE, from the coding sequence ATGAGGAAATTGATTTTTATGCTTTTTTTGCTGATGGGTGTCGCTTTATATGCGATAAGCGTAATAGACGATCTGGGAAGATACATCGAAATTGATAATCCTCCTGAAAGGGTAATAATCGCTGCTCCAGGGGTTACTGGTTTTTTTACCTATCTTGGCCTGGAGAATAAAATCGTTGGGGTAACAGATTGGGATAGCTTCGCTTTATCTCATGAGGTTGAAAAGATCGGCAATCTAATCCCCCTGAACATTGAAAAAATCATTTCTTTAAACCCCGATATAGTCTTTCTTACCGGCGGTTTCCAGGAATCTGAAATCCCAAAACTCGAACAATTCAATATAAAAGCGGTGGTGATAAACCCCAATACCTTCGAAGAAGTGTTCCGTGATATTTCTTTAATTGCCGCAATTTTTAGCGAAGAAAAAAGAGGAAGCGAACTTGCTAATGAATTTAGAAAGAAAATCCTTGAAATCGCGAAAAAAACATTTAGCATACCCCTGGATAAGAAGCCAAGGGTTTTCTATGCAATGATAACAGGCGACGTGAAAGAGATCTGGACTTGTGGAACGGGCTCTTTCCTGAATCAAGCTATCACATATGCTGGTGGTGTCAATGTGGCAGCACCTTATACTGGCAACAATGGTTGGTTCCCCGTGAGCCCTGAATTTGTGCTTGATACCCAACCAGAGATTATCCTTGTGCCCTTTTATTACGACGGTGGAGACGTTGAAGTTGTAAACAAAATCATGGAATATGCCCCTTTCAAGGAACTTCCTGCCATCAAAGACGGCAGGGTGTATGCCGTTGATGGCAATTTATTCGCCTATGCAAACCCCGATTTTATAAAGATAATTGAAAACCTGTATTCTATATTCTATGGAGAATAA